The Deinococcus sp. YIM 134068 genomic sequence TTCAGCCTCAGCCAGTAATAGTCGTACTTGCCCAGAATCATCGGGTACGTCCCCTCGCCCACGGGCGGGAAGTGGCTCGCCCCGGCGAGGGTGACGGGCGTGCGGCCCGTGTGGGCGGAGAGGTCGAGCTGCGCGGCCTGCGCGTTCCCGGCGAAGTTGCTCACGATCAGGAGGGTCTCGTTCTCGAACTGGCGCGTGAAGGCCAGCACGGCGGGGTTGCCCGTCTCGACGAAGGTCAGGTCGCCGTGCGCGAAGGCGGGGTGACGGCGGCGCAGTTCGAGCTGGCGGGCGTGCCACTTCAGCAGGCTGCTGGGGTCGCGCTCCTGGGAGTTCACGTTCACCCGCTGGAAGCCGTACACGGGGTCCTGGATGGGCGGGAAGAAGCACAGCTCGGGGGCGGCGGTGGAGAAGCCGCCGTTGACGCCCGCGTTCCACTGCATCGGGGTGCGGACGCCGTTGCGGTCGGCGAGGGAGAGGTCGTCGCCCATGCCGATCTCGTCGCCGTAGTACAGGATGGGGCTGCCGGGCAGGGCGAGCAGGACCGTGGTCAGCAGTTCTACCCGGCGGCGGTCGTTGTCGAGCAGCGGCGAGAGGCGGCGGCGGATGCCCACGTTGATCTTCATGCGGGTGTCGGGTGCGTAGGCGGCGTACATGAAGGCCCGCTCGTCGTCCGTCACCATCTCCAGCGTCAGCTCGTCGTGGTTCCGCAGGAAGGTCGCCCACTGCCCGAAGGAGGGGATGGCCGGGAGGCGGCCCATGATCTCGCGGATGCTCGTCGTGTCCTCGCGCCTCAGGCTCATGTACAGCCGGGGCATGACCGGGAAGTTGAAGCACATGTGGAACTCAGGGGTCTGCTCGCTCCCGAAGTACTCCACCACGTCCTCGGGCCACTGGTTCGCCTCGGCGAGGAGCAGGCGGCCCGGATACTCGGCGTCCACCATCTGCCGCATCCGCTGGAGGATGGCGTGCGTCTCCGGCAGATTCTCGCAGTTCGTCCCCTCGCGCTCGATCAGGTACGGCACCGCGTCCACCCGGAAGCCGTCCACGCCGAGGTCGAGCCAGAAGCGGGCGGCGCTCAGCAACTCCTCCACCACGCGCGGATTGTCGTAGTTCAGGTCGGGCTGCGACGAGAAGAAGCGGTGCCAGAAGTACTTGCCGCATTGGTCGTCGCGCGTCCAGTTGCTCGTCTCGGTGTCGGTGAAGATGATCCGCGCCCCCGCGTACTCGGTGCCCGTCTCGCTCCACACGTAGTAGTCGTGGTACTCGTTCGGCGTGCCGTCGGGCAGCACCGGGCCGCGCCGCGCCGCCTGGAACCACGGGTGATCGCTGGAGGTGTGGTTCGTCACGAGGTCGGCGATGACCCGCAGGCCCCGCGCGTGCGCCTCGCGCAGGAAGACCTTGAAGTCGTCCAGCGTCCCGAGGTCGGGGTGGATGCCCTGGTAGTCGGCCACGTCGTACCCGTCGTCGCGCAGCGGGCTGGGAAAGAAGGGCAGCAGCCACAGGCAGTCCACGCCGAGGTTCTTGAGGTAATCGAGCCTCCCCGTCAGGCCCGGAAAATCGCCCTTGCCGTCGCCGTTGCCGTCGGCGAAGGTGCGGACGGACAGCTCGTAGAAGACGGCGCTCTTGTACCACTCTGAGGTCGCGGCGGGTGCGGCGGCTTGCGTCATGGGCCGCAGTCTAGGGCGTGACGTGGAAGCGGTGCCAGATGGAGGGGTGAGAGATGAAGCAAGGCTGGAAGGACGGGAGGGGCGATTGCGCCGGGGGCGACCCCTCCGCCCCTGCGGGGCACCTCCCCTTAAAGGGAGGCACAACACCAGGCTCCCCTCAAGGGGAGCTGTCAGCGAAGCTGACTGAGGGGTCGCACACAGCGCCGCTCAGCGACGCCCGCCTTCCAACTCTGCGGCTGCCGGGCACCGCCTCCCCCGTCTGCGCTCAAATATGATAAAGGTATATCATTATGACTCAGCGCCCCTTTCCCCGGTCCTCCATTTCTCCCCTGCTCGTCACTCTCGTATTGGGAATGGGCACGGCCTCAGCGGCACCCCTCAACGTCAGCGCGACGACGAGCATCGTGGCCGATTTCGTGCGGGCGGTGGGGGGCGAGCGGGTGCGGGTGAACGTGATCGTGCCCGTGGGGGGCGACGCGCACACCTTCCAGCCGAGTACCGCCGCAATTCGGAATCTGGCCGGAAGCCGCGTCCTCTTCGCCAACGGGGCGGGGCTGGAGTCGTGGCTGCCGAGGTTGAAGGCCGCCGCGCCGAGCGTTCCCGTCCGCGAGCTGACGGCGGGCCTGAAGCTGCGCGAGCTGGAGGAAGAGGAGGGGCACGCGCACGAGGGCGAGGAGGCGCACGAGGAACACGGCCCTCTCGATCCCCATGCGTGGTGGGACCCGACGCTGGCCGCCGGGTACGCGCGCAACGTGGCGGGCGTCCTGACCAAACTTGACCCCGCCGGGAAGAAGACGTATCAGGCCAACCTCAACACCTTTACCCGTCAGATCAACACGTTGGACGCCTACGCGAAGGGGCAGTTCGCCACCGTGCCCGCCGCGCGCCGCAAGATCGTCACCAACCACGACAGCCTGCACTACCTCGCCCGGCGCTACGGGCTGACGGTCGTGGGCACCGTCATCCCCGGCATCGGCACCGAGCGGGAGCCGAGTGCGCGGGAATTGGCGGCACTGGTGGGGGCGGTGAGGAAGAGCGGGGCGAGGGTCATCTTCACCGAGAACACGCTGAACGCGCGCCTCGCGCAAACGCTGGCCCGCGAGACGGGCGCGAGGATCGCCCCGCCCCTCTACACCGACGCCCTGGGGCCGGGGGGAAGCGCGGGCGAGACGTTTCTGGGGGCGTTCCGGGCGAACGTGGACACGATGGTGCGGTCGTTGCGCTGAGTGGGTCGAGGGGTCAAGGAGTCGAGAGGTCGAGAAAAGCCGCCCGTCCCTGGACCTCTCGACCCCAGACCCCTCGACCCTTTTGATACCACCCTCGCAACATCACCCCCGCCCGCGCTATCCTCGTCCGATGCTGGCGGTGGAGAACCTGACGGTGCGGTACGGAGCGCACACGGCGTTGGAGGACGCGACGGTGCGTTTTGCGCCGGGCACCTTCAGCGCGGTGATCGGGCCGAATGGGGCGGGCAAGAGCACGCTGCTCAAGACGGTGGTGGGCCTGACCGCGCCGAGCGCCGGGCGGGTGGTGTTTACGGGGGATGGGGCGGCGGGGGGCGACGTGGCCTACGTGCCCCAGCAGCAGACGCTGGACTGGGCCTTTCCCGTCACCGTCTGGGACGTGGCGATGATGGGCCGCACCGGGCGCGTGGGTTGGCTGCGCTGGCCGGGCCGGGCGGACCGCGCGCGGGTGGCCGACGCCCTGCGGCAGACGGGCGTGGAGAGCCTGCGCGGGCGGCACATCGGGGCACTCAGCGGCGGGCAGCGCCAGCGGGTCCTCCTCGCGCGGATGCTGGTGCGGGACGCGGGAATCCTGCTGCTGGACGAGCCGCTGACCGGGGTGGACGCCGCCACCCAGGAGCAACTGATGGCCCTGCTGCGCTCTCAGGCGGACGCGGGCCGCGCCGTCGTGATGGTCACGCACGATCTGGAGCAGGCCCGCCGCTGGTGCGATCACCTCGTCCTCGTCAACCGCCGCGTCGTGGCCGACGGCACGCCGGACGAGGTGTACACGCCGCGTAACATCGAGGCGACGTTCAGCGTGAGTCATCTGGGGCACACGCACGCGGAGGCGTAATGGGGGCAGAACAACGTCGAGAAGTCGAGAGGTCGAGAGGTCAAGACAGCCCCTCTCGACTCCCCGACTCCTCGACCCCTCGACCCCCCGCTGGGAGCCGCCCCTGATGGACTGGCTCACCGACCCCCTCGGGTTCGACTTCTTCCTGCGGGCGCTCCTGGCGGTCGTTCTCGTCAGCGTGCTGTGTGCGCTCGTGGGCGCGTGGGTGGTGCTGCGGGGATTGAGCTACATCGGGGACGCGATGAGCCACGCCGTATTGCCGGGCATCGTGGGGGCGTTTCTGGCGGGGGGGAATCTGATCGTCGGGGCGCTCGTCGCCGCCGTGCTCACGGCGCTCGGCATCGGCGCGGTGAGTCAGCGGGGCGGGGTCAAGCAGGACAGCGCCATCGGCATCGTGTTCGTGGGGATGTTCGCGCTCGGCGTGGTCATGCTCTCGCGGGCACCGACCTTCACGACCGACCTGAGCAACTTCCTGATCGGCAATCCGCTCGGCGTCACCCCCGCCGACCTGTGGGGGGCGCTGGCGGTCACGCTGCTCGTGGGGGGCGTGCTTGCCGCCGTGCAGAAGGAACTGCTGCTCGCCTCCTTCGACCCCACCGAGGCGCGGGCCATCGGCCTCCCCGTGCGGACGCTGGAGAGCCTGCTGCTCATCCTCATCGGGCTGGTCGTCGTGCTGACGGTGCAGCTCGTGGGCACGACCCTGAGCGTGAGCCTCCTGATCACGTCGAGCGCCGCCGCCCGCCTGCTCGCCCGCAGTCTGCGGAAGATGATCGCCCTCGCGGCCCTGCTCGGCGCGGTGGGGGGTGTGGCGGGGTTGTACCTGAGCTACTACCTCGACACGGCCCCCGGAGCCACCATCGTCCTCGTCAATACGGCGCTCTTCGTGCTGGCGCTGATCTTCCGACGGCGGGAATAGGCGGCTGCGCCATCTGGCCTAGTCGCCGCAGGACGCGTTAGCCTAGCGTCAACGGTCCGGGTTGCCCGGCGTTCGGCTTTCCCCCATTCAGATGGAGTTTTCCCCTTGCGTCCCCTTCCCCTGTAACTCGGCTTGAGCCTCGGTCCCGCATGGTGGGACCGCTCGCCCACAGGGGACTGTGTTCGCAGGGGGACGTGTGCTGTTGCAATCGAATGGGGTCGCGCGAGTCTTCGGCGACCGGACGGTCTTTTCGGATGTGGACCTGGAAGTGGGCGCGGGTGAACGCCTCGCCCTCGTCGGGGAGAACGGCGGCGGGAAGACCACGCTGCTGCGCGTGATGGCGGGAGTGGATGCGCCCGACGAGGGCACGGTGACGCGGGCGGGCCGGGTGGCGCTCCTCGCCCAACACGCGGAGGTGGGAGACGGAACGATTCTCGATGCTGTGACGCCGGAGGAGGTGCGCCGCGCACGGCTGGCTTTCGACCTCGCCTCGGAGGGCCTGGGCGACGGCACCGACGCGGCCCTCCAGTCCTTCGCGGAGGCGGAGGAGGCATACCGGGTGGTGGGCGGGTACGAGTTCGAGGCACGGGCGGAGGAGGTGCTGGGCGGGTTGGACCTCGTTCCAGAGGCGTGTGCGGCGCGGCTCTCCGGGGGACAGATGCGCCGCGTCATGCTCGCCCGGCTGCTCCTCTCCCCCGCCGACCTGTATCTACTGGACGAGCCGACGAACCACCTCGACGCGGAGGGGACCGCGTGGCTGGAGGGCTGGATTCGGGCGTCCGGGGCCGCCTTCGTCCTCGCCAGCCACGACCGGGCCTTTCTGGACGCGGTGGCGACTCGCACGGCGGAACTGGAGCGCGGACACCTGGCCGTCTATCCCGGCGGCTACTCGGCGGCGATGGCGGTCAAGGCGACATTGCGGGAGGCTCAGGCGCGCGATCACGCCGCGTACAGACGAAAGCGGGCCGCGCTGGAGGAAGAACGCCTGCGCCGCGCGAGCAAGGCCCGCAGCGCCTCGCAGTACAACCCGAGCCGCGCCAGCGACGGCGACAAGATGCTCGCCAAGGGAAAGGCGCAGAACGCCCAGAACGTGAACGCCTCCCGCGCCCGCGCGCTGGAACGGGCGGTGGAGCGGCTGGACGCCCACGGAGTCGAAAAACCCTTTGAGGACCGCCGGGTAGTGCGTCTCGACCTGCCCGCCTCTTCCTCCGGCCCCTCCGAGGTGCTGACCGTGCGCGGCCTGACGGTGACACGCGGGGACCGGGAGGTTCTGTCGGATGTGCGGCTGGACGTGCGCCGGGGCGACCGCATCGCCCTCACTGGGCCGAACGGCGGCGGGAAAAGCACGCTGCTCGCCGCCCTCCTCGGCAGGGTGCCCCACGCGGGCGAGGTGCGGCGCGGCCCCGGCCTGACCGTCTACGCGGCGGGCCAGCACGGGGAGGAACTGGCGGGACTGACAACCGTAGGGGACGCCCTGCTGGACGCCAACCCGGCCCTCACGCCGCACCAGCTCCACGAGGTCGCCTCTCAGGTGGGGCTGCCCGGCCCGGCCTTTCCCGTGGCGGGGCTGTCGGGCGGGCAACGCACCCGCCTGAGCCTCGCGCGGCTGGGCGTGACGCGGGCACAACTCCTCGTGCTGGACGAGCCGACCAACCATCTCGACGTGCGGGCCATTGAGGCGCTCGAAGCTCTCCTGCTCGCCTTCCCCGGCACGGTGCTCCTCGCCAGCCACGACCGCGCGCTCGTGGGCCGGGTGGCGACGCGGGTGTGGGAGGTGCAAGGCGGCGGGGTGACGGAGAGGTGAGATCGTGTGGGAAGGGCACGATCAAACAACAGTTCTCACTCCTGCGCTGAGGGTGGGTCGTTCTCCTCCCCCACCGCCTCCAGCCGGAACACGAAGACGCGCCGGGTGCCGTCGTGCTCCTGAGTGGCGTCCGTCAGCAGGAACAGGCCACGGCCCACCCACTCGCCGGGCCGCCGCTTCTCGTACACGCGCACCCGCTCGGGCGGGGCCTCTCCACTCCGCGCGGCGAGGGCGGCCCGGAAGAACAGGCCATTTTGCGTGAGCCGTCCGCCCGGCGTGTGGAGCGGCTGGTCCAACGTCTTGGGGTCCTGCCCGCCCCGCAGCGAGGGGGGCGCGTCGTGGCCCTCGTAGCGCAGCACCGCGCCGTCCTCGCTCAGCTCGTCGCGGTAGGGGGCGTCGGGCCAGGTGGACATCAGCAGGACGCTGTGCCCGCCCCGCACCCGGAAGTTCATGCCGCGCCGCAGGCGCACACCCTCACGGGTGCACATCTCCGCGTGGGTCAGGACCCCCGTGCCACTCACGCCCCGGAGTGTAGACGACGAGAAACCGCCCCCCGAAGGAGGCGGCTGACTCTCGACCACTCAGTAGAACTTGGTGATGCGCTCGACGCTGTGGCGGTGGTGCGGGAAGCCCTCCTCCGCGCGCTTGCCGAGGGGCAGCAGGCCCGCGAACTGGACGTGCTCGGGCAGGCCGAGAACCTCGCGCACCTTCGCCGGGTCGAAGCCGAGCATGGGCACCGTGTCGTAGCCGAGGCCGCGCGCCGCCACCATCAGGAAGCCGAAGGCGATG encodes the following:
- the treS gene encoding maltose alpha-D-glucosyltransferase, with protein sequence MTQAAAPAATSEWYKSAVFYELSVRTFADGNGDGKGDFPGLTGRLDYLKNLGVDCLWLLPFFPSPLRDDGYDVADYQGIHPDLGTLDDFKVFLREAHARGLRVIADLVTNHTSSDHPWFQAARRGPVLPDGTPNEYHDYYVWSETGTEYAGARIIFTDTETSNWTRDDQCGKYFWHRFFSSQPDLNYDNPRVVEELLSAARFWLDLGVDGFRVDAVPYLIEREGTNCENLPETHAILQRMRQMVDAEYPGRLLLAEANQWPEDVVEYFGSEQTPEFHMCFNFPVMPRLYMSLRREDTTSIREIMGRLPAIPSFGQWATFLRNHDELTLEMVTDDERAFMYAAYAPDTRMKINVGIRRRLSPLLDNDRRRVELLTTVLLALPGSPILYYGDEIGMGDDLSLADRNGVRTPMQWNAGVNGGFSTAAPELCFFPPIQDPVYGFQRVNVNSQERDPSSLLKWHARQLELRRRHPAFAHGDLTFVETGNPAVLAFTRQFENETLLIVSNFAGNAQAAQLDLSAHTGRTPVTLAGASHFPPVGEGTYPMILGKYDYYWLRLN
- a CDS encoding metal ABC transporter solute-binding protein, Zn/Mn family; amino-acid sequence: MGTASAAPLNVSATTSIVADFVRAVGGERVRVNVIVPVGGDAHTFQPSTAAIRNLAGSRVLFANGAGLESWLPRLKAAAPSVPVRELTAGLKLRELEEEEGHAHEGEEAHEEHGPLDPHAWWDPTLAAGYARNVAGVLTKLDPAGKKTYQANLNTFTRQINTLDAYAKGQFATVPAARRKIVTNHDSLHYLARRYGLTVVGTVIPGIGTEREPSARELAALVGAVRKSGARVIFTENTLNARLAQTLARETGARIAPPLYTDALGPGGSAGETFLGAFRANVDTMVRSLR
- a CDS encoding metal ABC transporter ATP-binding protein, which codes for MLAVENLTVRYGAHTALEDATVRFAPGTFSAVIGPNGAGKSTLLKTVVGLTAPSAGRVVFTGDGAAGGDVAYVPQQQTLDWAFPVTVWDVAMMGRTGRVGWLRWPGRADRARVADALRQTGVESLRGRHIGALSGGQRQRVLLARMLVRDAGILLLDEPLTGVDAATQEQLMALLRSQADAGRAVVMVTHDLEQARRWCDHLVLVNRRVVADGTPDEVYTPRNIEATFSVSHLGHTHAEA
- a CDS encoding metal ABC transporter permease, which encodes MDWLTDPLGFDFFLRALLAVVLVSVLCALVGAWVVLRGLSYIGDAMSHAVLPGIVGAFLAGGNLIVGALVAAVLTALGIGAVSQRGGVKQDSAIGIVFVGMFALGVVMLSRAPTFTTDLSNFLIGNPLGVTPADLWGALAVTLLVGGVLAAVQKELLLASFDPTEARAIGLPVRTLESLLLILIGLVVVLTVQLVGTTLSVSLLITSSAAARLLARSLRKMIALAALLGAVGGVAGLYLSYYLDTAPGATIVLVNTALFVLALIFRRRE
- a CDS encoding ABC-F family ATP-binding cassette domain-containing protein, with product MLLQSNGVARVFGDRTVFSDVDLEVGAGERLALVGENGGGKTTLLRVMAGVDAPDEGTVTRAGRVALLAQHAEVGDGTILDAVTPEEVRRARLAFDLASEGLGDGTDAALQSFAEAEEAYRVVGGYEFEARAEEVLGGLDLVPEACAARLSGGQMRRVMLARLLLSPADLYLLDEPTNHLDAEGTAWLEGWIRASGAAFVLASHDRAFLDAVATRTAELERGHLAVYPGGYSAAMAVKATLREAQARDHAAYRRKRAALEEERLRRASKARSASQYNPSRASDGDKMLAKGKAQNAQNVNASRARALERAVERLDAHGVEKPFEDRRVVRLDLPASSSGPSEVLTVRGLTVTRGDREVLSDVRLDVRRGDRIALTGPNGGGKSTLLAALLGRVPHAGEVRRGPGLTVYAAGQHGEELAGLTTVGDALLDANPALTPHQLHEVASQVGLPGPAFPVAGLSGGQRTRLSLARLGVTRAQLLVLDEPTNHLDVRAIEALEALLLAFPGTVLLASHDRALVGRVATRVWEVQGGGVTER